The stretch of DNA CCGCGCCTCAAAATTTGTGACTTTGGCTACTCCAAGGCAATGAGCTCGACAAATATCGATCCCCTATTACACCGTTTTTGTGCTTTCCGTTGCTaacttttttattgttttttttttccgcAGTCATCTGTGTTGCACTCTCAACCCAAATCCACGGTAGGAACACCGGCCTACATAGCGCCAGAGGTCTTATTGCGAAAAGAATATGATGGGAAGGTGATGCTTATCCTCTTGTTACTTGATACATTCTGGGACCTAGTTGTTCACCTAATAGCAATAACCAATATGTTGTCATTGAGATCAATAGATTGCAGATGTTTGGTCTTGTGGGGTTACATTATATGTGATGCTGGTTGGTGCTTATCCCTTTGAAGATCCTGCTGATCCTAGAAATTTCAGGAAGACAATTACTGTTAAGTTATCTTCACCAACTTTAAACTTCTCATCGGTCGCCTTTCCCTTGATTTTGTTCTTCAATTTCTAATAGACCGATCAATATCTGTGAACCATCTATGGCAGCGTATACTTAGTGTCCAGTACTCGATCCCAGACTATGTCCGAGTTTCCATGGAGTGTCGACACCTTCTTTCTCGGATATTTGTTGCTGACCCTGAAAAGGTTTTGTAACCTACATTAATTGTTCAGAATTTTGTGGAAACAATTACCCTTTTACGGGTTTATTCTTCTTGGGGCATTCTTTGATAGCATTCTATTTGCCGTGGCAGAGAATAACCATACCAGAAATCAAAAAGCACCCCTGGTTCCTGAAGAACCTGCCCGCCGAATTCATGGAAGGAGAGGAAGCTAGTTTGCAGAGGAACGATGCAGATAATCCATCTCAAAGCATGGAAGAAGTGTTGGCTATAATTCAAGAGGCTGGAAAAGGTGGAGATGTGCCGAAAGGAGGGCATTTTGTTGGCGGCAGCATGGACCTCGATGACATAGACGACGCAGACATCGATGATATAGAGACGAGTGGAGACTTCGTGTGTGCATTGTAGGTTGTAGCTTTTCATCATACAGATTACCACCATCTTCCTGTAACACAATTGTTGATGAGGTAATCTTCTGCATGCATTTCCATGAGAACCTAACGAGCAGCTGCTTCAATGCCTTTCTAAGCTTTCCTGAACCCAAATTTGCTCTCTTAGATGGGATTTTACACAATCAAATTGCTCTAAAATGGGGGATATATCTGTTGAGCATCTATAAAGTGTGTATCTGTGTGCTATATAAATCAGCATGATTTGGACACTTTGGAAGCACTGGCACgctgaaaaatatgttttggcaaTTAATTAAGACGATCCAATGGGTAGTCTGTTTGTTGGATAGATCAGACAGATTAGTTGTGACAACGAATTTGTCAAAACACCAATGCAATCTTCTCGTTGAGTTCCCACCATGAATTGCCGACAGAAAAAAGATTTTGGCCCCACTGTGACATCTGATTTGGTAGTTGGATTCCCTGTCACTgtgaaatatataaaaacacatcatcattaattttatatatttgtacgCGTCGTATGGCTGTGGAAATTCACTGGTTGGTACCGGCGCAATATAAGTGCTTGTTCCCAGCTGACCCGTTGACATCATTCAGGTATTGaagtgaagaagatgatgaaaaaaatgaaaatttgaattgtttggaacaattatttttgtaattttggacGTTATTAAGTTACGATCTgtgtattatttaataaaattaagactTCAGATACATTCATGGAGTGCATATAATATATTGCAAATCATAGACAGAAGGTTTGTGTATGAGTattgttttatatgattttaGAATTGAACATTGAATTCATAGTTTTATATGGTAGTTGTTTGGGCCAATCCCAGCCAAGGGGaggtgacaaaataaattaaggatGTTTTGTTAAGTTGGAAGTTATCcaggtgaagatgatgatgacaataacaatattattaaCCTTATCCTTGCGCTGGCAAGAGGCAATGATTAGTGCGTATCCTTCCATTAATATTTGATTAAGAAGTCGCCGTCGACGAGCCCCTTGCCTCCATCATCGGTCGCCTAAGCTTGCAACCTCCGCCTTTGCCGATCGACTCGCAACCGTCTGCCTCTGTTCTTCTCTTGTCGCCTATCCTTCATCATCGATCGCCGTCGAATCTCCGCCTTGCAGTCCGATCGTTGGTGCTCTTCGCCGTTGCAACCGCCGTCGACGACTCCTCAACCTCCGCCATCACTGCCGTCGATTGGATCCTCCATAGCAGCCAATCTTCAAGCTTCACCCAGATCTGCCACAATTACCCAGATCCGACACTTCTGGTTCAGATTTGTCCGACCCGCTAAGATAGATCCGCTTCAGATCTGACCCAACGGGCTAGATCCGACCCGCCAGATCTCTCCATCCTGGAATTTGCCCAGATTTACTTCTGAGGTCTGctatcctatttttttttttttatgtttttatatttgtcgatcatttaatattatttaaggtTATTTGATCTTCATAATGGTTactttgaaatatgatattttattatttttttattattagaatAGAATATTAGATTTTTACTATAACagattaaaatacatataattttaGCACAAATAGATTTAAATGATGCACTCGagttttgataaaatattataatcaagaaatattgaagaaaaataacgTATGGATCATAAAGATTTATTTTAGATGCACAtacatttattgaatcaaattttttaggatattttaaaagaaaaaattgttaCTGTTTTATGGTTAAAACTGAAATAGCTGTATCTGATGAAAAATTTGACTAATAAGTTACATTAAAGCAAATGTTATATTCTCATCAAATGAGAAAAAGTATGTATATTGAAAGTCATTTAacagtttttaagaaaattatttttaatttaaaaagaatggagattaaatatgataataaagatttgagtttgattttgttatgtTCTTTATCTGTCTcgtatttaacttttaaaaatatcatactCTATAATTGTGATACTCTCATTTTAGATGAAATTTATGATACTTTGTTCTCGAAAAAGTAGAAATATTAGTGGTAAAGAAAAaagtagatctaagtttaaaaataaagataaaacatGTAATAATTATAACAAGAAATGACATATAAAAAATGAGTGTTTTAAATCACAGAACAAACTTAAGAGATAATAATTTGactagaaaagaaaacaacaagaGACTTCAAGTGAAataaatggtgttgaaaataacaaTAGTGGTGAGAAATTTATAGTGAtaactaatgaaattattaagtCTTGTGAATGTTGGATTCTTGACACAATTATGTCTTCTAATAGAGAtttgttttcttatatataaaatttcaacTACTGATAATGTGttgatggaaaataatttttcttgtgaaattgatGGTATtggaataattaaaattaagatattttgaCAGCATTgttataagtttaattaatgtCAGATATGTTCCcaattttaagagaatttttatttcattgagTGTTCTTGATTTAAATGGGTACAAGATAATTGGTGAATGTGAAGTCATTAAAGTTTGTAAATGTGCTTTTGTtgtgatgaaaaacaaaaagtagtataataaattatatgttcTACAAGGTTCTATTGTTACAAGTaatgttgtttttatttcttttatgtcAAATACCGATATCACTTAATTGTGGCATATGTCTTTTAGACATATGAGTGAAATATGTAtgattgaattaaataaaaaagaacttCTAGAAAGACAAAGTATTGAAAAATTAGAGTTTTGTGAGTATTGTGTActtgataaataaaaatgagttagatttaataaatgtattcacaatataaaatgaatattgAACTATATTCATTTTGATATCTAGGATCCTACCAGAGTTCCCTCTAAAGGTGGTGTAAGACTCTAAAGCATGGAAACGGCTTAGAGacatttttttggcattttcaaattatttcccGTTTGGAAATTGAAGAAAACGACCTGAAACGTTTTTCCGGTCGTTTCTATAAATTGCAAAACGTTCCAAGGCCACTTTGCAATTTACTTAAAATggttgaaaatgcatttttagttATAGTAGAGTCAGGCGCTTACTCGCACACGCATCCCAAAGGCCGAATATCCATTTTTCCCCATcttttcagttttctttttttttccccctcttttttcttcttcttcttttgctttgtTTCCAAATCCAAAGTCCCATTTCTCAGTCGAGCGCTTGTTATTCCGGCCTTTAGGTGCTCTCTCATCACTCTTCCCTCGCTTTTGATTCTGGTCGTCGTTCTTTTGCCAAAGATCGCCCTTCACTTAGTTGTCAAATCCCGAAGCCTCATCGCCGTTCGAATCCCAAAGATTGCTTATCTCTCTGTCGGTCGCTACTGTCGTTCCATCTCAGGTTGCTACGACTTGCCAATCATTGCTTCTAAGTaacatctctctttctctgttcaTGCGTTGACGATTACAATGTTACTTCAGTTTCTTTCTTTATGTTCATGCGTTGACTATTACAATGTtactttagtttttttctttatgtTCATGCATTGACTATTACAATGTTACTTtagtttctttctttatgtTTGTGTTTCTATAATTTCATTCATTCTCACTCACTCTAACCCATTTTACAATCACTCAACGATTTTGATGTTCACATCCAtctcaatcttttttttttttttttttttatgcctaTCATTATTCAGATTCATTtgtaaattgttaattttagacTACTATAAGtgtaaatgatattttaaaacttCTTGGGATGACtgttgtaacgccccattttcccacaacgagcgttaactcgagatttcgggaatacatatatatatatatattttttttcaacacacaacataagtccctcgataccttcatcataatcgtttcccgacaatcccgatcgtaccttcttagcatatcaaaatttaagaattaatagactaagacaggtaatatcaatcacatcagcggaagcaagatcgaaacctcaaatatatataaccgacaattcctttacaataaccaagtcgatgtttcacatgaagatatcaaaatattacatacctctgaacatcgtaatcatgtacaaaacctacgaaaactaaacatagccgctacatctcgatgatattctttcccttggcgctaccgctttcacctggaacgtttgaatattccagggacatagtacaaattagatgctgaatcatctaagtgagagttcaaaaacgtttttatgtagatatgaaaaatcatatacaaaatcgataaatcccgacatgcaccagcctaagagaatcccacatagtacttaaccctaaccgggaaaaatgcaatctctctaaaggcgacacaaccacttcggcccattggcaaaacagtcatgcttaagagggacaacctcggcATATGAACCCAGGAATCACcctattgtcattgttaggctttacgctccaactcaaaagcaatccaaaacccaacgcaaccctagccccgaGAGTGTCACATCaacactatcctcggaatcgacatcacctcggcattaatgctatcgcttaaaggaacctggggtggtgtccactcgtagccccgccacttgagccaacaactggggtggtgtccactctcagccccgccacttgggtcccgtagggtgaagtccgtcttaGCCCCGTCCCAAATGGGTCACCTAgtattaatcctaggtacgcatcccgagtgctgtcactctgggctacgtcacaggttaccaacccacgtcccacatggacgacacaaaacaagccaacgtcgaaaaatcataacatgcataaaatcaacatctcaatgtatgcactttaccgtacgaaattcaatgcatgtgtaaataattgtttggacaaccataataaaccaagccatagggatgaacattcccagtaaaccattcacatgtcgcTTAAAATCTTTTcgggtaaaaccactcacaagtcaaaataaagttgggggcgaacactcacctttggcgaaatttcaaattcttctcgaCAAGCTCGGTacgccttgatttgcgtgtctgcctcgatttgcgtgccttcttcgaacttcgcacgagtcacttcgtctcaagtctcaaggcaccctaatcatcacatttatccaacaattataatttttcttaattttctcacaattttcctatttttctcccattttcttctctaagaatccaaataaatatctacacaactatttctcaaatatttttacataataattcataaaacaatatttataagcctctgggattttctggaaattttccagatttttcttctattttctaaaatttccataattacttttccttgagaaaatttatttctcatcgatttaattcgaatatacttcaagaaaaatcaccaaaactcataaaataaattccttatacttctggaattttttcagaatttcataaaaattcctcctatttattttctatttacatttcctttcaaaaatcaaaaataattatttccccaagaaatttccaagataaaaattaaccaaattaaactattcatctttcttgaatttatggatatttttccagaattttaattcctttaattctatttttttatcgaattttctatattttcagtatttaaaaaaacacaaaaatacctccggtcatcttctccggcgacggtacaccggaaaattgaagcgacgaTGCCAGGCTGatcctctcccttagtcgatcccaatggtaccaatCTTGCTCGAAAAAGACCACAGGAAGCCTTCTgatttggccaaaaacagtcggccgaagctatcccgccaccgaactccggcgaatcaaattgaccctcgattcgaactccgattggcaCGAAAATTTTTAGATCAGTTACCCATCACCTtcgaacaaaagccccttattagatcgctcgatcgatcactctacaacccaatttggtatttcacgcaaaatatatatatatatatatacggccaaatgtatatatatgcgaaaacaccctctatactaccccaaaaattcccaaaatctccagaaatgatcctcttccctcaaggaacaaaagccccttattggtttctctcgatttgctctcaaaatcgagcaatttgatgcttcattttcggccgaaacccttggctatttatagccaaattcgacccccacgtggTCGATTTCCGGCCAAGGTTTCTTCTCCACGCttcctagaccaccctaggccactccctgactaccctaggctgcccaaatcgccggaaaatcaggccaaaatctcggccaaatctgccatgctttggcagattttcaaaaattgtgaTTTGGCCCTCtttgaatttccttttacattttggcccttattctcaagccccttaattatccaactataccactaagacccaAAAGATTATAACTTCTCATTTCTgccttgaaattttcaaaaattcaccattttgacctccctcgggcatttttagaaaattacacttaggcccgactgatttatttgacctcaaatccactcgattcaacctgaaacctcttaagggttgttctatacatcgaatactagtccttgatacCCTCctttgactttttggacatcgtttataacaattcggtaatactacctaattggcagctgtatttttgccgtaccgaaaactgttcccgatctcatttcttttatcactaaaaatcataattttaatttctcgtcgatactataccattttccttggctatctagggtctgaGGTACTCCATTTGattaattcgatcgtccaaagctgtgttagtgtgccctatagtcttatttttccaaaaattccaattatgccctttatcaaacatcatttttattatcaaaattattctcgggtgttacaactTTCATTGTGCGACCCCTGCCGTTCATGCTCTCAATTCAAACAAAGGAGATAAATCATAGGTATGAGCTTTTATCACACTACGCAAGGCGAGGagtcaaattcaaaatctaCTAATAAGAATCTTAACTTATCTCTTGTCTGACAACTCGACCTATGCCTTGGGGGCTATTTCAATGCTTCTTGATATGTATAGAActgatttttcaatttcaaattcaaataattttaatgccaataattttataactatTTATATCTAGTgtaaatttaaatgtaattttattgtCATAGTATTCGCATCTCTATATATCATATAAGATCAAATGGCATTACCTTACATACATACAAGTGTAGGTGTCACAATTTTCATCTTACTCTTCACACAAGATTATTTACTGTTTCAATTAGAGGTGTAAGCTAGGGCATGGTGTGGAGTTCTTCCTCCCAACGCAAGCTCAGCCCGATAAATTATGCATATAAGAGATCTATTATGAGTTTCCTATAAACAACTCTATGTGTGATGCTATTGCCTTGCTCATGAATCAAATGCATATTGGCATAACTTACATAGCtttgtttcaaaaataatttttataaattgtattgtatttgatttgattttttaaatttattatttatttttaattgctaaGTCATATaagaataatagaattttataaatattattgatagtTGTTTGGATGCATTATGAATTTTATGtgtatgtttgtttgaatatattattgaacttatgtttattgtttatatttgtttgtattatattttaactattttttatgttaaaaattatatttacaaaaaaactcctatatttttaaaatttacactttattagaaaaatgtCGTTTCTCTGTTTCTGTTTTgtataaaaaatgttttctgtttccgtttccgtgcaatTTAAGTGCCAGATATATGTAGACTTTCATTTaagatttttctaaaaaaattaagatattttttttgaaacagAAGACTTCTAAATAGTGGaagattataattgaaaaacaaagtGAAAGACACATTAAGCCTCTCCACACAGATAAcggtttagaattttgtttaaatgaatttaatgatttctGTAGGAAAGAATGAATTCTAAGGCATTTATCAGTTTCAGGTACATCACAAGTTCACAACAAAATGATGTAATCGAGCGGATGAACATAACTTTGATAGAAAATTTACATTGTCTAATTTAGGTTTACATAAGTTATTTTGGATAGAAAATGTAAACATGACATGTTTTTTggttaattgatatttttccttTGCCATTGATAAGAAAACTCTAGAATAGATATGGTCTAAAACTCctataaattattcaaatttaaaaatttttggatgtgCGGCATTTGTTTACATTGATGATAAAAAAGTTAGAACTAATGTCTAATTGGTGTGTCTTCTTTGATTATAAATCTAGTGTTAAAGACTACAAGTTATAGGATCTAAAATATCTAAAGTTGTAATTagtagaaatattattttttaatgaaattgcGATGCTTTATGGTTTGTCTCCAAAAAAATCTAACCTTACAGGTTAGTGGAGTTCTGACATTTAGATGGAGCTTACAAGTTAGCAAAGTTTTGACATTTAGGTGGAGGTTTAATTTGATAATAGCCATACATATGAGTCATCATCTCATATTAAGTCAAGCTCCAAGTCAAAACTCAAGACCAGAAGAAAAAGTCGATCTGTCGAAATATTgtatttctaaaaatagactcaAAAGAAATATTAGATCTTCTCAAAGGTATGTTGAGTTGAGGCTGATCATGTTACATATACTTTGAGTGTGGTTGATGATATCCATTATAGTGAGTATTACGTGGATTTAGTTGGTATTTATCGTTGTGTGGATTTGGTCGGTATTCGTtaggaaaattaattttctatggTTTTGTTagaaaaaagaattataaataattttatatttaaattttgtgtcaAGGTGAaattgtgataattgtgacccaaaattcaaattcatttataattgaGACTCCTAATTTAATCATAAttaagatttcaaatttgactatgattaggacgtcaaatttgattgtgattagaatttaaatttttgtattcgtTTGTGTGTTTGATAGTCTGATTATGATTTGTTATCGATATAAAATCCTAACTAGGGGTGTTCATGGTACGGTTTGGTTGATTTAAGCCATTTTCAGTATGTCAAACCATATGTGCGATTTTTTTGTTACTTCAAATTGCGCCATCTAATTTTGTTCACGTAAACCGCACTAGATCGCATCACATTTTACGGTCTAGTGCGGTTTGTCCAAAACATGCCATAACTATCTAAACACCAAGCAATGCATAACCAATTAAAGTCATGGAATTCAAAGTAAAATAAGTtactgtaacggcccgcctcctgGAGCCCCCGTGCActaagaggatccgtgagagagtcattactaaaatgataccgaacaataataTAACTACAACTCATACACgacccttattaaaatcataatctctttttattataacatctcataaacatctttacaaaCCACTCGTctcttgggcccacctgggctttcATAACATACGACAAACCCAAAAATGTAAACTTTACCCTTAACAGAAATATAACAACACCCAGGATATaggttcgggagagctctgcacttgctatcatgacacgatggtctggacccaaaccccgttgaacgtacctggaatgatataaaataaacatgagtcgcgagattcagcaagctcatgaaagaaaggttgAGGGTTTAGGgtaggactcttcccataacaccccatgcaattcatgccaatgcaaccacaccatgcCATGATCCACAcataccttacttctacatgcataacataaagttaactgcacataaggaaccaggggcccacataagtcacacattggcatcCGAGTCCCGCATACATACTTGTtggcagccttttataggctaccatTCCATTTTCCTTACATGCTCATTCCTATCGCTCACAACATACTTTGTtaccgtgggtctcaccccacgGTCTTTaagttgccgtgggtctcaccccaaggtctttatgttgccgtgggtctcaccccaaggtcttatcgtggaccacgccgccgtgggtctcaccccaagatCTTACCGTGACCACGCCTACCACCCATACTTATCACCTAAAACACACATTCTCaacatgcaacaaataagaaatgcaaccgtttttgtagcataaacgtgatgacaaggctcccataaaccaagcatcaggccatgctaacgcccacataagaattcagACATGCGAGAtgcctctaaatgcatatgctcacctagggtacccaaattggctcttacaccaaccgggtcatgtaaTTGCTctcacatcccatcacacacaaaacatgtccccacgtgaatgcaacccagccctttgtagcacacacatcatgaaatgcacaaaccaaggcgggaatctagagtaccagctcttctgacCGTCTAGCGCTTATTGTAACAATcaatgactggcgcccatacatccagccatcaactgccacgacccacgatcaacagtcagtggctttgtacccatacccttagacacacttattGACACTATTGACTTTATATCAtcccagcttaactttacataacatttctccataacttttaacccttcatgtacataaccacataacatcatgatatcattctcattcttcctcATTCATAAAATCCATCTCAACATATATAATAGACTCTTTAACACATTCTCCTACTTctgaccataaccaatttctttaagaacctaaccccaacgggttcggcatcattcccaaggaaagcggagcgatacgaaacTCCGTAACGGACAGAAAGAATGACAccaaatcatcattttcttaactcattccattaataataatctcatttaataaaacataagtcatagggtggttgccacgcagaatattattattaatgcgtggcaCTGAAtcaaggtgagggagggtttagagtacaagaaacctcaaagtctttcacgggaaataaataacgcgaggagagggttaggagcttgcctgaaaatagctgctttcagcctctcttgtgttcccgatgcgaattaaatcatttcctaacaaataacacaaccggaacttaaatt from Diospyros lotus cultivar Yz01 chromosome 6, ASM1463336v1, whole genome shotgun sequence encodes:
- the LOC127804876 gene encoding serine/threonine-protein kinase SAPK2-like: MERYEILRDIGSGNFGVAKLVRDKWTGELYAVKFIERGQKIDEHVQREIMNHRSLRHPNIIRFKEVLLTPTHLAIVMEYAAGGELFERICTAGRFSEDEARFFFQQLISGVSYCHSMQICHRDLKLENTLLDGSVAPRLKICDFGYSKSSVLHSQPKSTVGTPAYIAPEVLLRKEYDGKIADVWSCGVTLYVMLVGAYPFEDPADPRNFRKTITRILSVQYSIPDYVRVSMECRHLLSRIFVADPEKRITIPEIKKHPWFLKNLPAEFMEGEEASLQRNDADNPSQSMEEVLAIIQEAGKGGDVPKGGHFVGGSMDLDDIDDADIDDIETSGDFVCAL